A DNA window from Stenotrophomonas sp. 57 contains the following coding sequences:
- a CDS encoding GlsB/YeaQ/YmgE family stress response membrane protein codes for MGIIIWLIVGGIVGWLASIIMRRDAQQGIILNIVVGIVGALISGWLFGGGINEAITLRTFLFSLIGAVILLAIVNLFTRKSIR; via the coding sequence ATGGGCATCATCATCTGGCTGATCGTCGGCGGCATCGTAGGCTGGCTGGCCAGCATCATCATGAGGCGCGACGCCCAGCAGGGCATCATCCTGAACATCGTGGTCGGCATCGTCGGCGCGCTGATTTCCGGCTGGCTGTTCGGCGGCGGCATCAACGAAGCGATCACCCTCCGCACCTTCCTGTTCTCGCTGATCGGTGCGGTGATCCTGCTGGCGATCGTCAACCTGTTCACCCGCAAGAGCATACGGTGA
- the xth gene encoding exodeoxyribonuclease III has product MKIASWNVNSLNVRLPHVQQWLKDFGPDIVGIQETKLEDHKFPDSALAEAGYRSVFAGQKTYNGVALLSREPAQDVQIGIPGFEDEQKRVIAGTFGDLRVINLYVVNGQDIGTDKYDYKLRWLEAVHAWIAEELQRHPKLIVMGDFNIAPDARDVHDPEVWNENHILTSTAERGALNKLLQLGLHDGFRLHNDEAGVFSWWDYRAAGFRRNLGLRIDLTLVSDALKASAAASGIDREPRTWERPSDHAPAWVQLG; this is encoded by the coding sequence ATGAAAATCGCCTCGTGGAACGTCAATTCGCTCAATGTCCGCCTGCCGCACGTGCAGCAGTGGCTCAAGGACTTCGGTCCGGACATCGTCGGTATCCAGGAAACCAAGCTGGAGGACCACAAGTTCCCCGATTCGGCATTGGCCGAAGCCGGCTACCGCAGCGTGTTCGCCGGCCAAAAGACGTACAACGGCGTGGCGCTGCTGTCGCGTGAGCCGGCACAGGACGTGCAGATCGGCATTCCCGGCTTCGAGGACGAGCAGAAGCGCGTCATCGCCGGTACCTTCGGCGACCTGCGGGTAATCAACCTGTACGTGGTCAACGGCCAGGACATCGGCACCGACAAGTACGACTACAAGCTGCGCTGGCTCGAGGCGGTGCATGCATGGATCGCCGAAGAACTGCAGCGGCACCCGAAGCTGATCGTGATGGGCGACTTCAACATCGCCCCGGACGCGCGCGATGTGCACGACCCGGAGGTGTGGAACGAAAACCACATCCTCACCTCCACCGCCGAGCGCGGCGCACTCAACAAGCTGCTGCAGCTGGGCCTGCACGATGGTTTCCGCCTGCACAACGACGAGGCCGGGGTGTTCAGCTGGTGGGATTACCGCGCGGCCGGCTTCCGCCGCAACCTGGGCCTGCGCATCGACCTGACGCTGGTCTCCGACGCACTGAAGGCCAGTGCGGCGGCCTCGGGCATCGACCGCGAGCCGCGCACCTGGGAACGTCCGAGCGACCATGCGCCGGCGTGGGTGCAGCTGGGCTGA
- a CDS encoding coniferyl aldehyde dehydrogenase, translated as MTTTAPADLPALLHALRSAWQSQRPTLDQREADLRRLREGLKPRLDEMAQAIAEDFGHRAHVESKLADGMSVLSAIDHLRRHLRRWSKPQRASSGWKLWPARAQLRPTPLGVVGVISPWNYPVTLALVPLATAIAAGNHVLLKPSEHTPRASAFLADLLASVFPPDRVAVVQGGADVAAAVSSLPLDHLLFTGSTAVGRKVMAAAAEHLVPVTLELGGKSPAIVCRDFPLDKAAARLATGKWFNAGQTCIAPDYVLIDTARQREFVQALQQQVRERYGDFSDADDYTRIINDGQYQRLQGYLAQAREHGVPVIPLAQVEEARADRERLLVPTVVLDPPDDLDLMREEIFGPILPVRAYPDLQAALADVLSRDRPLALYPFSHDTATVERILGQVVAGGVTVNDTLLHFAADGLPFGGVGASGMGAYHGRAGFDAMSKRLPVLWQSRWAASDRLRPPYTKIAGLLKLMVR; from the coding sequence ATGACCACAACCGCCCCAGCCGACCTTCCTGCCCTCCTGCACGCCCTGCGCAGCGCCTGGCAGTCGCAGCGCCCCACGCTCGACCAGCGTGAGGCCGACCTGCGCCGCCTGCGCGAGGGGCTGAAGCCACGCCTGGACGAAATGGCGCAGGCCATCGCCGAGGACTTCGGGCATCGCGCCCACGTTGAATCGAAGCTGGCCGATGGCATGAGCGTGCTGTCGGCCATCGACCACCTGCGCCGCCACCTGCGGCGCTGGTCGAAGCCGCAGCGCGCATCGTCCGGCTGGAAGCTGTGGCCGGCGCGCGCGCAGCTGCGGCCGACGCCGTTGGGCGTGGTCGGGGTGATCTCGCCCTGGAACTACCCGGTCACGCTGGCACTGGTGCCACTGGCCACCGCCATCGCCGCCGGCAACCACGTGCTGCTGAAGCCTTCGGAACACACGCCGCGCGCCAGCGCGTTCCTGGCCGACCTGCTGGCCAGCGTGTTCCCGCCGGATCGAGTGGCGGTGGTGCAGGGTGGCGCGGACGTGGCCGCAGCGGTGTCGTCGCTGCCGCTGGACCATCTGCTGTTCACCGGCTCGACGGCCGTGGGCCGCAAGGTGATGGCAGCGGCCGCCGAGCATCTGGTGCCGGTCACGCTGGAACTGGGCGGCAAGTCGCCTGCCATCGTCTGCCGTGACTTCCCGCTGGACAAAGCCGCCGCGCGGCTGGCCACCGGCAAGTGGTTCAACGCCGGGCAGACCTGCATTGCGCCGGACTATGTGCTGATCGACACCGCGCGCCAGCGCGAGTTCGTGCAGGCGCTGCAGCAGCAGGTGCGCGAGCGCTACGGCGATTTCAGTGATGCCGATGACTACACGCGCATCATCAACGACGGCCAGTACCAGCGCCTGCAGGGCTATCTGGCGCAGGCGCGCGAACACGGCGTGCCGGTCATTCCGCTGGCGCAGGTGGAAGAGGCGCGCGCCGACCGCGAGCGCCTGCTGGTGCCGACCGTGGTGCTGGACCCGCCGGATGACCTGGACCTGATGCGCGAGGAGATCTTCGGACCGATCCTGCCGGTGCGCGCCTACCCCGATCTGCAGGCGGCGCTGGCCGATGTGCTGTCGCGCGACCGGCCGCTGGCGCTGTATCCCTTCAGCCATGACACGGCCACGGTGGAGCGCATCCTCGGCCAGGTCGTGGCGGGCGGGGTGACGGTGAACGACACGCTGCTGCACTTCGCCGCCGACGGCCTGCCGTTTGGCGGGGTGGGGGCGAGTGGCATGGGCGCGTACCACGGGCGCGCCGGGTTCGATGCCATGAGCAAGCGGTTGCCGGTGTTGTGGCAGTCGCGCTGGGCGGCCAGCGACCGGCTGCGGCCGCCGTATACGAAGATTGCGGGGTTGTTGAAGCTGATGGTTCGGTGA
- a CDS encoding MFS transporter: protein MSSTASSPHNPAGTLTKGHKKVIFASSLGTVFEWYDFFLYGSLAAIIAKQFFSGVNETTGMIFALLAFAAGFFVRPFGAAFFGSLGDRIGRKYTFLVTILIMGISTFLVGVLPNYATIGFAAPVILIVLRLAQGLAMGGEYGGAATYVAEHAPDDKRGLYTSFIQCTATLGLFMSLLIILACRYFLGNEAFEAWGWRIPFLVSILLLGVSVWIRLQLSESPLFQQMKSEGKGSKTPFRDSLKGGNLKLMLLVLLGAAAGQAVVWYGGQFYALFFLSSMLKVDATTSYLLIAAALALGVPFFIFFGWLSDRIGRKKIILAGCLLAAVTYIPIFKGLTHFANPAIEEARASSPALVVADPNTCSFQFDPVGLRKFTSSCDVATAALTKAGVPYDVQPAAAGSLAMVNVGSASVTSYEAAGLTKEEGKAKADAFGAELKTALTTAGYPAKADGSRIHFAGTIFMLWLLVLYVTMVYGPIAAYLVELFPTRIRYTSMSLPYHIGNGWFGGFLPAISFALVAGTGNLYYGLWYPIIIALMSVVIGGLFLRETKDVDITK from the coding sequence ATGTCCAGCACTGCATCAAGCCCGCACAATCCAGCGGGCACCCTGACCAAGGGCCACAAGAAGGTCATCTTCGCCTCGAGCCTCGGCACGGTTTTCGAGTGGTATGACTTCTTCCTGTACGGCTCGCTCGCGGCCATCATCGCCAAGCAGTTCTTCAGTGGTGTCAACGAAACCACCGGCATGATCTTCGCCCTGCTGGCGTTCGCCGCCGGCTTCTTCGTGCGCCCGTTCGGCGCGGCCTTCTTCGGCAGCCTCGGCGACCGTATCGGCCGCAAGTACACGTTCCTGGTCACGATCCTGATCATGGGCATCTCGACCTTCCTGGTCGGCGTGCTGCCCAACTACGCCACGATCGGCTTCGCGGCACCGGTCATCCTGATCGTGCTGCGCCTGGCCCAGGGCCTGGCGATGGGCGGCGAGTACGGTGGTGCCGCCACCTACGTGGCCGAGCACGCGCCGGACGACAAGCGTGGCCTGTACACCAGCTTCATCCAGTGCACCGCCACGCTCGGCCTGTTCATGTCGTTGCTGATCATCCTGGCCTGCCGTTACTTCCTGGGCAACGAAGCCTTCGAAGCCTGGGGCTGGCGCATCCCGTTCCTGGTGTCGATCCTGCTGCTGGGCGTGTCTGTATGGATCCGCCTGCAGCTGAGCGAGTCGCCGCTGTTCCAGCAGATGAAGTCCGAGGGCAAGGGCTCCAAGACCCCGTTCCGTGACAGCCTGAAGGGCGGTAACCTGAAGCTGATGCTGCTGGTCCTGCTCGGCGCTGCAGCCGGTCAGGCCGTGGTCTGGTACGGCGGCCAGTTCTACGCGCTGTTCTTCCTCAGCAGCATGCTGAAGGTCGATGCCACCACCTCCTACCTGCTGATCGCGGCCGCGCTGGCGCTGGGCGTGCCGTTCTTCATCTTCTTCGGCTGGCTGTCCGACCGCATCGGCCGCAAGAAGATCATCCTGGCCGGCTGCCTGCTGGCGGCTGTTACCTACATCCCGATCTTCAAGGGCCTGACCCACTTCGCCAACCCGGCCATCGAAGAGGCACGTGCGTCCTCTCCGGCGCTGGTCGTGGCTGATCCGAACACCTGCTCGTTCCAGTTCGATCCGGTGGGCCTGCGCAAGTTCACCAGCTCCTGCGACGTGGCCACCGCCGCGCTGACCAAGGCCGGTGTGCCGTACGACGTGCAGCCCGCCGCCGCCGGTTCGCTGGCGATGGTGAACGTGGGCAGTGCCAGCGTCACCTCGTATGAGGCCGCTGGCCTGACCAAGGAAGAAGGCAAGGCCAAGGCCGATGCGTTCGGTGCGGAACTGAAGACCGCCCTGACCACCGCGGGCTACCCGGCCAAGGCCGATGGTTCGCGCATCCACTTTGCCGGCACGATCTTCATGCTGTGGCTGCTGGTGCTGTACGTGACCATGGTCTACGGCCCGATCGCCGCCTACCTGGTCGAACTGTTCCCGACCCGCATCCGCTACACCTCGATGTCGCTGCCGTACCACATCGGCAACGGCTGGTTCGGTGGCTTCCTGCCGGCGATCTCGTTCGCGCTGGTGGCCGGTACCGGCAACCTGTACTACGGCCTGTGGTACCCCATCATCATCGCGCTGATGTCGGTGGTGATCGGTGGCCTGTTCCTGCGCGAGACCAAGGACGTGGATATCACCAAGTAG
- a CDS encoding DcaP family trimeric outer membrane transporter, with the protein MSHRTLKAVRTPLAACLLVALVAPGMAFAETAKEKALEARVAELERQVQLLLSSQQQQQTQISQTQQAVTEVRTLQAEQKPVAQVPAGKQPIQVTTITPGAAPGTTVKIGGFIKADFLATQTSDGQLADDATGRALYLPGQTPVEGAGGSGKRSGTDFNAHAKFSRFNLGIDNVSESGNKAGAFFEMDFFGNSLGNQTATNTYGVTLRHAYMYWNNWLAGQTWSNFMDAAALPEAVDFVGPTDGVIFVRQAQVRYSQGGFSVALENPETTTLTGTRNPVTGAWTNASANSDRGSLPDLTLRYGWKGDWGTFGVGGIVRQLKVDNQATGAKADKVAGGLTLGGKWVMGDSDSLHYQLTGGEGIARYIGLGITADSAYDVARDELNPTGVLAGYVGWRHAFSPKLRTNLIYARSDYDNDSILGPLVTKSVQSIRGNIFYSPLPKVDVGAELMYGRREVENGNKGDITRLQFTTKYSF; encoded by the coding sequence ATGAGCCACCGTACGTTGAAAGCCGTGCGCACACCTTTGGCGGCCTGCCTGTTGGTCGCCCTGGTCGCACCGGGCATGGCGTTCGCAGAGACCGCCAAAGAGAAGGCGCTGGAAGCACGCGTTGCCGAACTGGAACGCCAGGTCCAGCTGCTGCTGTCTTCGCAGCAACAACAACAGACCCAGATCAGCCAGACCCAGCAGGCCGTAACCGAAGTCCGCACGCTGCAGGCCGAGCAGAAGCCGGTCGCACAGGTTCCGGCCGGCAAGCAGCCGATCCAGGTCACCACCATCACCCCGGGCGCCGCGCCGGGTACCACGGTCAAGATCGGTGGCTTCATCAAGGCCGACTTCCTCGCCACCCAGACCAGCGATGGCCAGCTGGCCGACGATGCCACCGGCCGCGCGCTGTACCTGCCGGGCCAGACCCCGGTGGAAGGCGCCGGCGGCAGCGGCAAGCGTTCGGGCACCGACTTCAATGCCCACGCCAAGTTCTCTCGCTTCAATCTGGGCATCGACAATGTGAGCGAATCGGGCAACAAAGCCGGCGCGTTCTTCGAGATGGACTTCTTCGGCAACTCGCTGGGCAACCAGACCGCCACCAACACCTACGGCGTGACCCTGCGCCATGCCTACATGTACTGGAACAACTGGCTGGCCGGCCAGACCTGGTCCAACTTCATGGACGCGGCCGCATTGCCTGAGGCGGTCGACTTCGTTGGCCCTACCGACGGCGTGATCTTCGTGCGCCAGGCGCAGGTGCGTTACAGCCAGGGCGGCTTCAGCGTCGCGCTGGAAAACCCGGAAACCACCACCCTCACCGGTACCCGCAACCCGGTCACTGGGGCATGGACCAATGCCAGTGCCAACTCCGACCGTGGCAGCCTGCCCGATCTGACCCTGCGCTATGGCTGGAAGGGCGACTGGGGCACCTTCGGCGTCGGCGGCATCGTTCGCCAGCTGAAGGTCGACAACCAGGCCACCGGCGCCAAGGCCGACAAGGTGGCCGGCGGCCTGACCCTGGGCGGCAAGTGGGTGATGGGTGACAGCGATTCGCTGCACTACCAGCTGACCGGCGGCGAAGGCATCGCCCGCTACATCGGCTTGGGCATCACCGCCGACAGCGCCTATGACGTTGCCCGCGACGAACTCAATCCGACCGGCGTGCTGGCCGGCTACGTGGGCTGGCGGCATGCGTTCTCGCCGAAGCTGCGCACCAACCTGATCTACGCGCGTAGCGACTACGACAACGACAGCATCCTCGGCCCGCTGGTGACCAAGAGCGTGCAGAGCATCCGCGGCAACATCTTCTACTCGCCGTTGCCCAAGGTCGATGTCGGCGCGGAGTTGATGTACGGCCGTCGCGAAGTGGAGAACGGCAACAAGGGTGACATCACCCGATTGCAGTTCACCACGAAGTACAGCTTCTAA
- the acs gene encoding acetate--CoA ligase, which translates to MADIYPVDPQFAAKARIDKKTYEQQYQASVTDPEGFWGKAAERLQWMRTPTKIKNVSYDLSDFHIKWFEDGELNASVNCLDRQLETRGDKTALLFEPDSPDAPAQHVTYRELYERTCRLGNALRNLGVKKGDRVTIYLPMIVDAAVAMLACARIGAIHSVVFGGFAPNSIADRVSDCQSKLIITADEGLRGGRKIPLKANVDAALKLPGTNTVETVLVVRHTGGAVDMQAPRDRWFHDVVDSQPSTCEPERMNAEDPLFILYTSGSTGKPKGVLHTTGGYLLYAAYTHEAVFDLREDDIYWCTADVGWVTGHSYIVYGPLANGATSLMFEGVPNYPDTSRFWNVIDKHKVTIFYTAPTAIRALMREGEEPVKKTSRASLRLLGSVGEPINPEAWRWYYEVVGDSRCPIVDTWWQTETGGILISPLAGAMDLKPGSATLPFFGVQPALVNADGEVQDGPTEGNLIIRDSWPGQMRTVYGDHQRFIDTYFRTYPGSYFTGDGCRRDEDGYYWITGRVDDVINVSGHRIGTAEVESALVSHPKVAEAAVVGFPHDVKGQGIYAYVTLVAEEAPSDELQKELVAWVRKEIGPIATPDHLQWAPGLPKTRSGKIMRRILRKIAENAPDQLGDTSTLADPSVVASLVDERKVR; encoded by the coding sequence ATGGCTGATATCTACCCCGTCGATCCGCAGTTCGCCGCCAAGGCACGCATCGACAAGAAGACATATGAACAGCAGTACCAGGCGTCGGTGACCGATCCGGAGGGTTTCTGGGGCAAGGCTGCCGAGCGCCTGCAATGGATGCGCACGCCGACGAAGATCAAGAACGTCAGCTATGACCTGTCCGACTTCCACATCAAGTGGTTCGAAGATGGCGAGCTCAATGCCAGCGTGAACTGCCTGGATCGCCAGCTGGAAACGCGCGGCGACAAGACCGCCCTGCTGTTCGAACCGGACAGCCCGGATGCGCCGGCCCAGCACGTGACCTATCGCGAGCTGTACGAGCGCACCTGCCGCCTCGGCAACGCGCTGCGCAACCTCGGCGTCAAGAAGGGCGACCGGGTCACCATCTACCTGCCGATGATCGTCGATGCGGCCGTGGCCATGCTGGCCTGCGCGCGCATCGGTGCGATCCACTCGGTAGTGTTTGGGGGCTTTGCGCCGAACTCGATCGCCGACCGCGTCAGCGACTGCCAGAGCAAGCTGATCATCACCGCCGACGAAGGTCTGCGTGGTGGCCGGAAGATCCCGCTGAAGGCCAACGTCGATGCCGCGCTGAAGCTGCCCGGCACGAACACGGTTGAAACCGTGCTGGTGGTGCGTCACACCGGCGGGGCGGTCGACATGCAGGCCCCGCGCGACCGCTGGTTCCACGACGTGGTGGACAGCCAGCCGTCGACCTGCGAGCCGGAGCGAATGAACGCGGAAGACCCGCTGTTCATCCTCTACACCTCCGGTTCCACCGGCAAGCCGAAGGGCGTGCTGCACACCACCGGCGGTTACCTGCTGTACGCGGCCTACACCCATGAAGCGGTGTTCGACCTGCGCGAGGACGACATCTACTGGTGCACCGCCGACGTCGGCTGGGTCACCGGCCACAGCTACATCGTGTACGGCCCGCTGGCCAACGGCGCGACCTCGCTGATGTTCGAAGGCGTGCCGAACTACCCGGACACCTCGCGCTTCTGGAACGTGATCGACAAGCACAAGGTGACGATCTTCTACACCGCCCCGACCGCCATCCGTGCGCTGATGCGCGAGGGCGAGGAACCGGTGAAGAAGACCTCGCGCGCCTCGCTGCGCCTGCTCGGCAGCGTCGGCGAGCCGATCAATCCGGAAGCCTGGCGCTGGTACTACGAGGTGGTCGGCGACAGCCGCTGCCCGATCGTCGATACCTGGTGGCAGACCGAGACCGGCGGCATCCTGATCTCGCCGCTGGCCGGTGCGATGGACCTCAAGCCGGGTTCGGCCACCCTGCCCTTCTTCGGCGTGCAGCCGGCGCTGGTCAATGCCGACGGCGAAGTGCAGGACGGCCCGACCGAAGGCAACCTGATCATCCGCGACTCCTGGCCGGGCCAGATGCGCACGGTGTACGGCGACCACCAGCGCTTCATCGACACCTATTTCCGCACCTACCCGGGTAGCTACTTCACCGGTGACGGGTGCCGCCGCGACGAAGACGGCTATTACTGGATCACCGGCCGCGTTGACGACGTGATCAATGTGTCCGGCCACCGCATCGGCACCGCCGAAGTGGAAAGCGCGCTGGTCTCGCACCCGAAGGTGGCCGAAGCGGCCGTGGTCGGCTTCCCGCACGACGTGAAGGGCCAGGGCATCTATGCCTACGTGACCCTGGTGGCCGAAGAAGCGCCGAGCGACGAACTGCAGAAGGAACTGGTCGCCTGGGTACGCAAGGAAATCGGCCCGATCGCCACGCCGGACCACCTGCAGTGGGCGCCGGGCCTGCCGAAGACCCGCTCGGGCAAGATCATGCGGCGCATCCTGCGCAAGATCGCCGAGAACGCGCCGGACCAGCTCGGCGACACCTCGACCCTGGCCGATCCGTCGGTGGTGGCGTCGCTGGTGGACGAGCGCAAGGTGCGCTGA
- a CDS encoding response regulator transcription factor produces MTTLLIADDHPLFREALRGAVQRVIPGVQLFEADSVEALYALADQHNDADLVLMDLNMPGAQGFNALVHMRSLHPHLPVVVVSAREEATVMRRALDHGALGFIPKSADSDTIGHALGTILDGETWAPPEAHNVPPTEREEREVGQRLRELTPQQFRVLQMLGAGRLNKQIAYDLNVSEATIKAHVTAILRKLGVTNRTQAVLMAGKLAIDDDAIVLPPEED; encoded by the coding sequence ATGACCACCCTCCTGATTGCCGATGACCACCCGCTGTTCCGCGAAGCCCTGCGCGGGGCCGTGCAGCGGGTCATCCCCGGCGTGCAGCTGTTCGAGGCCGACAGCGTGGAAGCGCTGTACGCGCTGGCCGACCAGCACAACGACGCCGACCTGGTCCTGATGGATCTCAACATGCCCGGTGCACAGGGTTTCAACGCACTGGTGCACATGCGCTCGCTGCATCCGCACCTGCCGGTGGTGGTGGTGTCCGCGCGCGAGGAAGCCACGGTGATGCGGCGCGCGCTCGATCATGGCGCGTTGGGCTTCATTCCCAAGTCGGCGGATTCGGACACCATCGGCCACGCGCTGGGCACCATCCTCGACGGCGAGACCTGGGCACCGCCGGAAGCGCACAACGTACCGCCGACCGAGCGCGAGGAACGCGAAGTCGGCCAGCGCCTGCGCGAACTGACCCCGCAGCAGTTCCGCGTGCTGCAGATGCTCGGCGCAGGCCGCTTGAACAAGCAGATCGCCTACGACCTCAACGTCTCCGAAGCGACGATCAAGGCCCACGTCACCGCGATCCTGCGCAAGCTGGGCGTGACCAACCGCACCCAGGCCGTGCTGATGGCCGGCAAGCTGGCGATCGACGACGACGCCATCGTGCTGCCGCCGGAAGAAGACTGA
- a CDS encoding transposase, with translation MSSPALRIGRWSQIGNVYAITAVTHARRRWFDDETNVDLLIEALRTVERTGRTFSLAWVIMPDHLHWLIELRHGTLAGCMQILKSRSGRSIARRVDASEPIWQPGYYDHALRSDECLRTQAMYIAGNPVRAGLATHLGEYPHAWSRWRLQG, from the coding sequence ATGTCCAGCCCCGCACTCCGTATTGGCCGGTGGTCGCAGATCGGCAATGTCTATGCGATCACCGCGGTGACCCACGCGCGGCGACGCTGGTTCGACGATGAGACGAACGTCGATCTGCTGATCGAGGCACTACGCACGGTCGAGCGGACGGGGCGGACGTTCTCCCTGGCTTGGGTAATCATGCCGGACCACCTGCACTGGTTGATCGAGTTGCGACACGGAACGCTTGCCGGGTGCATGCAGATCCTCAAGTCCAGAAGTGGACGGTCCATCGCCAGGCGCGTTGATGCCAGCGAGCCCATCTGGCAACCGGGGTATTACGACCACGCGCTGCGCAGCGATGAATGCCTGCGTACGCAGGCAATGTACATTGCGGGCAATCCGGTTCGGGCCGGGCTGGCCACGCATCTTGGCGAGTACCCTCATGCCTGGAGTAGGTGGCGTCTGCAGGGGTAG
- a CDS encoding manganese efflux pump MntP family protein: protein MSPISILLIGFAMSTDAFAAAVGKGAAMRKPVFRDALRAGIIFGVIEAITPIIGWLLGRAALQYVEAFDHWIAFGLLGALGIHMIYNGLRPDSAEEDEDPSQHHGFWKLALTGFATSIDAMAVGIGLAFMDVHIGVMAAVIGLCTLTMVTVGIMLGRVLGSMVGKRAEIIGGVILVIIGATILYEHLHGVG from the coding sequence ATGTCCCCCATTTCGATCCTCCTGATCGGCTTTGCCATGTCCACCGATGCCTTCGCCGCGGCGGTCGGCAAGGGTGCAGCCATGCGCAAGCCGGTGTTCCGCGACGCACTGCGTGCCGGCATCATCTTCGGCGTCATCGAGGCGATCACGCCCATCATCGGCTGGTTGCTCGGCCGTGCCGCCCTGCAGTACGTCGAGGCCTTCGACCACTGGATCGCGTTCGGCCTGCTCGGTGCGCTGGGCATCCACATGATCTACAACGGCCTCCGTCCGGACAGCGCCGAGGAAGACGAAGACCCCTCGCAGCACCACGGCTTCTGGAAGCTGGCGTTGACCGGTTTCGCCACCAGCATCGACGCGATGGCAGTGGGTATCGGCCTGGCGTTCATGGACGTGCATATCGGTGTGATGGCTGCGGTCATCGGCCTATGCACGCTGACCATGGTCACCGTCGGCATCATGCTCGGCCGCGTGCTGGGCAGCATGGTCGGCAAGCGCGCCGAGATCATCGGCGGCGTGATCCTGGTGATCATCGGTGCGACGATCCTGTACGAACACCTGCACGGCGTGGGGTAA